A stretch of Candidatus Binatia bacterium DNA encodes these proteins:
- a CDS encoding sugar phosphate isomerase/epimerase, whose protein sequence is MESTELILCPLTLRRDLFECSAEQYRGLLDVAVKRGYSGVSLGLIDTGTAEAAGISLDEFLAQFEERGLSTPVVDAISGWGQGQGEDEIAAQAKAVLDVASRAGAETVVAISMEATIPSVDVAAQGFARVCKFAADRGLKAAIEFFPWGGIPDISTVWEVVQAAGADNGGIVFDTWHWGRDPKGEDHDTLRKIPGDRIHIVQIDDAGPEPEADLMQETLRARRLPGDGVVNIVGALEIIREIGAKPIMAPEVFSQDLFALGADEMARQVADATRTVLTKAGWS, encoded by the coding sequence ATGGAATCGACTGAACTCATCCTCTGTCCGCTCACGCTTCGACGTGATCTCTTCGAGTGCAGCGCCGAGCAGTACCGGGGGTTGCTCGATGTAGCGGTGAAGCGCGGCTACAGCGGCGTCAGTCTGGGGCTGATCGATACCGGCACCGCCGAGGCGGCCGGAATCTCCCTCGACGAGTTCCTCGCGCAGTTCGAGGAGCGTGGTCTCTCGACTCCGGTCGTGGACGCGATCTCGGGCTGGGGGCAGGGGCAGGGCGAGGACGAGATCGCGGCGCAAGCGAAAGCGGTCCTCGACGTGGCGTCGCGCGCCGGGGCCGAGACCGTCGTCGCGATCTCCATGGAGGCGACGATCCCATCGGTCGACGTCGCGGCCCAGGGATTCGCGCGAGTCTGCAAGTTCGCGGCGGATCGGGGACTCAAGGCGGCCATCGAGTTCTTTCCCTGGGGCGGCATCCCGGACATCTCGACGGTGTGGGAGGTCGTTCAGGCGGCCGGAGCGGACAACGGCGGCATCGTCTTTGACACCTGGCACTGGGGGCGCGACCCGAAGGGGGAGGACCACGACACGCTTCGGAAGATCCCGGGGGACCGCATCCACATCGTGCAGATCGACGATGCCGGCCCCGAGCCGGAAGCCGATCTGATGCAGGAGACTCTCCGCGCGCGCCGGTTGCCGGGAGACGGAGTCGTGAACATCGTCGGCGCTCTCGAGATCATTCGGGAGATTGGCGCAAAGCCGATCATGGCTCCGGAGGTGTTCAGCCAAGACCTCTTCGCCCTCGGCGCGGATGAGATGGCCCGTCAGGTCGCCGACGCGACGCGCACGGTTCTCACGAAGGCGGGTTGGTCGTGA
- a CDS encoding glucose 1-dehydrogenase, which translates to MSAPGLDPLAAFRLDDRVAVVTGASSGFGARFARILAAAGAKVIVTARRADRLEQLVSEIDGATAIPCDLTVPSEAERLAQEALALHGHVDVLINNAGATDGPARAQSESLDEFRRVVDINLNAVFHLSRLLAPSMIERGRGVVVNVASVHGFVASAPNTQAAYVASKGAVVALTKELALQWAKKGVRVNAIAPGYFETEITADMFADERSLSWIQRNTPLGRPGEIHELDGALLFLASDASSYVTGTTFLVDGGWTAR; encoded by the coding sequence GTGAGCGCTCCGGGGCTGGATCCTCTCGCGGCGTTTCGACTCGATGACCGAGTGGCGGTCGTCACCGGCGCCTCGAGCGGCTTCGGTGCGCGGTTCGCCCGCATTCTGGCGGCGGCGGGTGCCAAGGTGATCGTGACGGCCCGCCGGGCCGATCGCCTCGAGCAGCTCGTGAGCGAGATCGACGGTGCGACCGCGATTCCTTGTGATCTCACCGTGCCGTCCGAAGCGGAACGGCTCGCGCAGGAGGCACTGGCTCTTCACGGGCACGTGGACGTCTTGATCAACAACGCCGGAGCCACTGATGGCCCCGCCCGGGCGCAGTCCGAAAGCCTGGACGAGTTTCGCCGCGTCGTGGACATCAACCTCAACGCGGTGTTCCACCTCTCTCGCCTGCTCGCGCCGTCGATGATCGAACGCGGCCGCGGAGTCGTCGTGAACGTGGCCTCGGTGCACGGCTTCGTCGCGAGCGCGCCCAACACGCAGGCTGCCTACGTTGCCTCCAAGGGCGCTGTGGTGGCGCTCACGAAGGAGCTGGCGCTGCAATGGGCGAAGAAGGGCGTGCGGGTGAACGCGATCGCGCCCGGCTATTTCGAAACCGAGATCACCGCGGACATGTTCGCGGATGAACGCTCTCTGAGTTGGATCCAGCGCAACACGCCGCTTGGGCGTCCCGGTGAGATCCACGAGCTCGACGGGGCGCTTCTCTTCCTGGCGAGCGATGCCAGCAGCTACGTCACCGGAACCACGTTCCTGGTCGACGGGGGCTGGACAGCCCGGTAG
- a CDS encoding nuclear transport factor 2 family protein, translated as MDDGTIGDLARAAWRAVSEADVDALRRLVADDVVWHASGRGARAGDFRGRDAILDYLAGIGDDSDEFESELDDVLVGDERTAILFRVSGRRGERLLETSFVLLMRFEDNRIAELWSVARDQYAVDEFWA; from the coding sequence GTGGACGACGGCACGATTGGCGATCTTGCGCGGGCGGCCTGGCGGGCGGTTTCGGAGGCCGACGTGGACGCCCTCCGACGCCTGGTTGCAGACGATGTGGTCTGGCACGCCTCCGGTCGGGGCGCTCGAGCCGGCGATTTTCGCGGCCGAGACGCGATTCTCGATTACCTGGCCGGGATCGGCGACGACTCCGACGAGTTCGAGTCCGAGCTTGACGACGTGTTGGTCGGGGACGAGCGCACGGCGATCCTGTTTCGGGTCTCCGGCCGCCGGGGCGAACGCCTGCTGGAAACGAGCTTCGTGCTCCTGATGCGGTTCGAGGACAACCGCATCGCCGAGCTCTGGTCCGTCGCGCGGGACCAGTACGCGGTCGACGAATTCTGGGCCTGA
- a CDS encoding phosphotransferase family protein, whose translation MDERDLPGKGSPLEINFISGGASNEIFEIRRGEARLALRRPPRKVPKGRNETMLREYRVLDALKDTDVPHSRVLGVCDDPSLFGACFYLMEFVDGWSCMNLDGWPDPFDQDLEARKGLAWELIDAIAKLGQVDWKAKGLEGFGKPDGFHERQVDRWYAHLKAFQFREIPGLDKAGQWLRDHKPKSYKPGIIHGDYQFANVMYRHGGPAKMAAVVDWEMATVGDPLLDLAWVVMGWPNPDEDRSATAYVDYAGMPSREELLERYTSTSGLPVDEIDYYVILARFKMAVVLEGGYARFVKGGADNPKMAAFGDVVLDMASKAAALTRTTSL comes from the coding sequence ATGGACGAGCGGGACCTGCCCGGGAAGGGCTCGCCGCTCGAGATAAACTTCATCAGCGGAGGCGCGTCGAACGAGATCTTCGAGATCCGTCGTGGGGAAGCGAGGCTGGCGCTCCGGCGCCCGCCTCGCAAGGTCCCCAAGGGCCGCAACGAGACGATGCTCCGCGAGTATCGGGTTCTCGACGCGCTGAAGGACACCGATGTCCCGCACTCGCGGGTCCTCGGGGTCTGCGACGATCCGTCGTTGTTCGGGGCCTGCTTTTACTTGATGGAGTTCGTCGACGGCTGGTCCTGCATGAATCTCGACGGCTGGCCGGACCCGTTCGATCAGGATCTCGAAGCGCGGAAGGGCCTCGCGTGGGAACTTATCGACGCGATTGCGAAGCTCGGCCAGGTGGACTGGAAAGCGAAAGGGCTCGAAGGGTTCGGAAAGCCCGACGGCTTCCACGAGCGTCAGGTCGATCGCTGGTATGCCCATCTGAAGGCCTTCCAGTTTCGCGAGATCCCGGGGCTCGACAAGGCGGGACAGTGGTTACGCGATCACAAGCCGAAGAGCTACAAGCCTGGCATCATTCACGGCGACTATCAGTTCGCGAACGTGATGTACCGGCACGGGGGCCCCGCCAAGATGGCCGCGGTCGTCGACTGGGAGATGGCGACGGTCGGTGATCCGCTTCTTGATCTTGCGTGGGTCGTGATGGGCTGGCCGAACCCGGACGAGGATCGGTCCGCAACGGCGTACGTCGACTACGCGGGGATGCCCTCACGTGAGGAACTCCTCGAACGGTACACGAGCACGAGCGGACTGCCGGTCGATGAGATCGACTATTATGTGATCCTCGCCCGCTTCAAGATGGCGGTGGTTCTGGAGGGCGGCTACGCCCGGTTCGTAAAGGGTGGAGCGGACAACCCGAAAATGGCGGCTTTCGGCGACGTCGTGCTGGACATGGCGAGCAAGGCGGCCGCACTCACACGGACGACGTCGCTCTAG
- a CDS encoding SDR family NAD(P)-dependent oxidoreductase, with amino-acid sequence MRELEGKQAVVIGGGSGIGRGIALGFAAAGMDVVVGDIEEANAEAVATEVLACGVRGLAHRVDGTQPESLAALAGASVQAHGAVHVLSNNVGVVIDRPLTECSDRDWAWGIEFNFLSIVRGVTAFLPHLRAHGAETHIVNTASLAGVLALPAGSLMPAHLGVYTATKHAIVAYSEMLRGELESERIGVSVLCPGMVKSNLGATTARNRPERFGGPMNEPGGPPPEIEAMMMPQEQVGPIVVAAIRANRLHIFTHPEARPLVEARQASMLDDFTFAATPEGRGK; translated from the coding sequence ATGCGGGAACTCGAGGGCAAACAAGCGGTGGTCATCGGCGGAGGCAGTGGAATCGGCCGCGGGATCGCGCTTGGCTTCGCCGCTGCGGGCATGGATGTCGTGGTCGGGGACATCGAAGAGGCAAATGCCGAGGCCGTCGCGACAGAAGTGCTGGCCTGCGGGGTTCGGGGGCTCGCGCATCGGGTCGACGGCACGCAACCCGAGTCCTTGGCGGCCCTCGCCGGGGCCTCGGTACAAGCGCACGGGGCCGTCCACGTGCTGTCGAACAACGTGGGCGTCGTAATCGACCGACCCCTCACGGAGTGTAGCGACCGCGATTGGGCCTGGGGAATCGAATTCAACTTCCTCAGCATCGTGCGCGGCGTGACGGCGTTCCTTCCCCACCTCCGCGCCCATGGTGCTGAAACACACATCGTCAACACGGCGTCGCTGGCCGGCGTCCTGGCGCTCCCGGCCGGGTCATTGATGCCGGCACATCTCGGGGTCTACACGGCCACCAAGCACGCGATCGTCGCCTACAGCGAGATGCTCCGCGGTGAACTCGAGTCGGAACGCATCGGCGTGTCGGTCCTTTGCCCCGGCATGGTGAAGTCGAACCTCGGAGCGACGACGGCGCGCAACCGACCCGAGCGCTTCGGCGGGCCCATGAACGAACCCGGCGGCCCCCCCCCGGAGATCGAGGCGATGATGATGCCCCAGGAGCAGGTAGGGCCGATCGTCGTGGCGGCCATCCGCGCGAACCGGCTCCACATCTTCACACACCCGGAGGCTCGACCCCTGGTGGAAGCACGGCAGGCCTCCATGCTCGACGACTTCACGTTCGCCGCGACACCCGAAGGTCGCGGCAAATAG
- a CDS encoding lysophospholipid acyltransferase family protein, producing MRRAVDWGGTILFGLFFGLTLIGFDILLRLATPLGRRPLEHVAIWLQIALVRVYGFAGIFPNLEMSEKIEPGVACIMLSNHQSMFDIPLFAWALPRNFPKYISKRSLAKWIPGISYNLRHGGHALIDRNDRNSSVKAIRKLARAVVADGASVIIFPEGTRGRDGTLSAFKHAGSLALLDEAPDAPIVPVCIHNSWQIMKNDFKPVPFGIRVRVWFGDPIERRPDEDRKALLDRVEGQVAATLKRFREEDA from the coding sequence ATGCGGCGGGCGGTGGACTGGGGCGGGACGATTCTGTTCGGGCTATTCTTCGGCCTGACCCTGATCGGCTTCGACATCCTCCTTCGCCTCGCCACCCCGCTCGGCCGGCGGCCCCTGGAACACGTCGCGATCTGGCTTCAGATCGCCTTGGTCCGGGTCTACGGGTTCGCGGGAATCTTCCCGAATCTCGAGATGTCCGAAAAGATCGAACCGGGCGTCGCCTGCATCATGTTGTCGAACCACCAGAGCATGTTCGACATCCCGCTGTTCGCGTGGGCCCTCCCCCGGAATTTCCCGAAGTACATCTCGAAAAGATCACTCGCGAAGTGGATTCCCGGCATCTCGTACAATCTGCGTCACGGTGGACACGCACTGATCGATCGCAACGATCGCAACTCGTCTGTGAAGGCGATCCGGAAGCTGGCTCGTGCCGTCGTCGCCGACGGCGCGTCCGTGATCATCTTCCCCGAAGGCACCCGCGGCCGCGACGGCACTCTTAGCGCCTTCAAGCACGCGGGCTCGCTCGCGCTCCTCGACGAGGCGCCTGATGCCCCGATCGTGCCGGTGTGCATCCACAACTCGTGGCAGATCATGAAGAACGACTTCAAGCCGGTGCCCTTCGGCATTCGGGTGCGGGTCTGGTTCGGCGATCCCATCGAACGCCGGCCCGACGAAGACCGCAAAGCACTTCTCGATCGAGTCGAAGGCCAGGTGGCCGCGACCCTCAAACGCTTCCGCGAAGAAGACGCCTAG